In a single window of the Carassius carassius chromosome 26, fCarCar2.1, whole genome shotgun sequence genome:
- the LOC132105712 gene encoding calcium-independent phospholipase A2-gamma-like isoform X2: MSRIRSTLDTFTKAVSRTVNTDFLAKITSLKPGTAQGKIIEVKVECPEAEAGAVMTLAAPEHPREKEVKKDTEPHKEAPKSASNLSSNAGNTTSAVAKQTLQCFQPAAFTTNMDEMYNHLAEHVSTYFGSDTQNDKRSRDTPSKIQPSTLLKSSKDPIIKAVPVSNRSTPEMPPAIDKDGSVPSTQAPSVPTQDEGVSTIPISPRKGIIHYLSYPRPSIQAFVGNYITPLVPKFRVDSKSGTVEKDKTSGSELAASQDAKNTESKGTKEADEKARRLLSQREKIIARVSVDNRTRALVKSLQRVTDVKITISRVEELSFHLLEFPETRGVAVTEKVIPCLLRLRQARNVNLQAAVRQALALVGYTDPVKGRGIRVLSIDGGGTRGLVALQALHRLESLTGKPIYQLFDYICGVSTGAILAFMLGVFQIPLDECEELYRKLGSDVFKQNMIVGTVKMGWSHAYYDSQIWEEILKERMGSELMIETSKTPKCPKVSAVSTIVNRGLPLKAYVFRNYNFLPGVRSHYLGGCQHKMWQAIRASSAAPGYFQEFVLGNDLHQLKLARSQRCHTERTLTV; encoded by the exons ATGTCGCGCATCAGGAGCACCCTGGACACCTTTACCAAAGCTGTGAGTAGAACGGTGAACACCGACTTCCTCGCCAAGATCACATCCCTCAAACCCGGCACCGCCCAGGGCAAAATTATTGAGGTTAAAGTGGAATGTCCCGAGGCAGAGGCCGGAGCTGTCATGACCTTGGCGGCACCTGAGCATCCCAGGGAGAAAGAGGTGAAAAAAGATACAGAACCTCATAAAGAAGCCCCAAAATCTGCCAGCAATTTGTCGAGCAATGCAGGAAACACAACCAGTGCGGTTGCAAAGCAAACTCTGCAATGTTTTCAGCCTGCAGCGTTCACAACCAACATGGATGAAATGTACAATCACCTAGCCGAACATGTCAGTACCTACTTTGGAAGTGacacacaaaatgacaaaagGTCACGAGACACACCATCTAAGATCCAACCTAGCACTCTTCTGAAAAGTAGCAAGGATCCTATCATAAAGGCGGTGCCTGTGTCCAATAGATCCACACCAGAAATGCCCCCTGCTATTGACAAGGATGGCTCTGTCCCAAGTACACAAGCCCCTTCTGTACCCACCCAGGATGAGGGTGTTTCAACCATCCCCATATCGCCAAGGAAAGGCATCATTCATTACCTGTCCTATCCAAGGCCCAGCATCCAGGCTTTTGTAGGAAACTACATCACTCCCCTCGTCCCAAAGTTCAGAGTGGATTCAAAGAGTGGCACAGTAGAGAAGGACAAAACCTCAGGATCTGAACTAGCCGCGTCCCAGGATGCAAAGAATACAGAAAGCAAGGGGACAAAAGAGGCAGACGAGAAAGCACGGAGACTGCTGTCTCAGAGGGAGAAG attatAGCACGTGTTAGTGTGGATAACCGAACCAGAGCACTGGTCAAGAGTCTTCAGCGAGTCACTGATGTGAAGATCACCATCAGCAGGGTGGAGGAACTGAGCTTCCACCTGCTGGAGTTTCCTGAGACCAGAGGGGTGGCAGTCACT GAGAAGGTCATCCCGTGTCTGCTCCGTTTGAGGCAGGCGAGAAACGTCAATCTGCAGGCTGCAGTGAGACAGGCTCTGGCCCTGGTGGGCTACACTGACCCGGTCAAAGGCAGAGGGATACGTGTCCTCTCCATCGACGGAGGAGGGACCAG GGGATTAGTTGCATTACAGGCTTTGCACAGGCTTGAGAGTTTGACAGGGAAACCCATCTACCAGCTGTTTGACTACATATGTGGAGTTAGTACAG GGGCCATCCTGGCCTTTATGCTGGGTGTGTTCCAGATCCCTCTGGATGAGTGTGAGGAACTCTATCGGAAGTTGGGATCCGATGTCTTTAAACAGAACATGATTGTGGGCACAGTGAAAATGGGCTGGAGCCATGCGTACTATGACAGCCAGATCTGGGAAGAGATCCTCAA AGAAAGAATGGGGTCTGAACTGATGATTGAGACTTCCAAGACCCCTAAATGCCCTAAG GTGTCAGCAGTGAGCACCATAGTGAACAGAGGCCTGCCGCTGAAGGCGTATGTCTTCAGGAATTATAACTTCCTGCCAGGGGTTCGTTCACACTACTTGGGCGGCTGCCAGCACAAAATGTGGCAGGCCATTCGAGCATCCTCCGCTGCTCCAGGATACTTTCAGGAATTTGTACTAGGAAATGACCTCCACCAG CTCAAACTGGCACGGTCCCAGCGCTGCCACACTGAACGCACCCTCACAGTCTGA
- the LOC132105712 gene encoding calcium-independent phospholipase A2-gamma-like isoform X1 codes for MSRIRSTLDTFTKAVSRTVNTDFLAKITSLKPGTAQGKIIEVKVECPEAEAGAVMTLAAPEHPREKEVKKDTEPHKEAPKSASNLSSNAGNTTSAVAKQTLQCFQPAAFTTNMDEMYNHLAEHVSTYFGSDTQNDKRSRDTPSKIQPSTLLKSSKDPIIKAVPVSNRSTPEMPPAIDKDGSVPSTQAPSVPTQDEGVSTIPISPRKGIIHYLSYPRPSIQAFVGNYITPLVPKFRVDSKSGTVEKDKTSGSELAASQDAKNTESKGTKEADEKARRLLSQREKIIARVSVDNRTRALVKSLQRVTDVKITISRVEELSFHLLEFPETRGVAVTEKVIPCLLRLRQARNVNLQAAVRQALALVGYTDPVKGRGIRVLSIDGGGTRGLVALQALHRLESLTGKPIYQLFDYICGVSTGAILAFMLGVFQIPLDECEELYRKLGSDVFKQNMIVGTVKMGWSHAYYDSQIWEEILKERMGSELMIETSKTPKCPKVSAVSTIVNRGLPLKAYVFRNYNFLPGVRSHYLGGCQHKMWQAIRASSAAPGYFQEFVLGNDLHQDGGLLINNPTALAIHESKCLWPNTPVQCVVSLGTGRYETVAKTSSSTYTSLKTKLTNVISSATDTEEVHTMLDALLPPNTYFRFNPYMSEDISLDENRQERLDFLQAEGRRYLERNENKLKKVASVLTQEKGIVQKLAEWAQLKADMYDDFAFRSKL; via the exons ATGTCGCGCATCAGGAGCACCCTGGACACCTTTACCAAAGCTGTGAGTAGAACGGTGAACACCGACTTCCTCGCCAAGATCACATCCCTCAAACCCGGCACCGCCCAGGGCAAAATTATTGAGGTTAAAGTGGAATGTCCCGAGGCAGAGGCCGGAGCTGTCATGACCTTGGCGGCACCTGAGCATCCCAGGGAGAAAGAGGTGAAAAAAGATACAGAACCTCATAAAGAAGCCCCAAAATCTGCCAGCAATTTGTCGAGCAATGCAGGAAACACAACCAGTGCGGTTGCAAAGCAAACTCTGCAATGTTTTCAGCCTGCAGCGTTCACAACCAACATGGATGAAATGTACAATCACCTAGCCGAACATGTCAGTACCTACTTTGGAAGTGacacacaaaatgacaaaagGTCACGAGACACACCATCTAAGATCCAACCTAGCACTCTTCTGAAAAGTAGCAAGGATCCTATCATAAAGGCGGTGCCTGTGTCCAATAGATCCACACCAGAAATGCCCCCTGCTATTGACAAGGATGGCTCTGTCCCAAGTACACAAGCCCCTTCTGTACCCACCCAGGATGAGGGTGTTTCAACCATCCCCATATCGCCAAGGAAAGGCATCATTCATTACCTGTCCTATCCAAGGCCCAGCATCCAGGCTTTTGTAGGAAACTACATCACTCCCCTCGTCCCAAAGTTCAGAGTGGATTCAAAGAGTGGCACAGTAGAGAAGGACAAAACCTCAGGATCTGAACTAGCCGCGTCCCAGGATGCAAAGAATACAGAAAGCAAGGGGACAAAAGAGGCAGACGAGAAAGCACGGAGACTGCTGTCTCAGAGGGAGAAG attatAGCACGTGTTAGTGTGGATAACCGAACCAGAGCACTGGTCAAGAGTCTTCAGCGAGTCACTGATGTGAAGATCACCATCAGCAGGGTGGAGGAACTGAGCTTCCACCTGCTGGAGTTTCCTGAGACCAGAGGGGTGGCAGTCACT GAGAAGGTCATCCCGTGTCTGCTCCGTTTGAGGCAGGCGAGAAACGTCAATCTGCAGGCTGCAGTGAGACAGGCTCTGGCCCTGGTGGGCTACACTGACCCGGTCAAAGGCAGAGGGATACGTGTCCTCTCCATCGACGGAGGAGGGACCAG GGGATTAGTTGCATTACAGGCTTTGCACAGGCTTGAGAGTTTGACAGGGAAACCCATCTACCAGCTGTTTGACTACATATGTGGAGTTAGTACAG GGGCCATCCTGGCCTTTATGCTGGGTGTGTTCCAGATCCCTCTGGATGAGTGTGAGGAACTCTATCGGAAGTTGGGATCCGATGTCTTTAAACAGAACATGATTGTGGGCACAGTGAAAATGGGCTGGAGCCATGCGTACTATGACAGCCAGATCTGGGAAGAGATCCTCAA AGAAAGAATGGGGTCTGAACTGATGATTGAGACTTCCAAGACCCCTAAATGCCCTAAG GTGTCAGCAGTGAGCACCATAGTGAACAGAGGCCTGCCGCTGAAGGCGTATGTCTTCAGGAATTATAACTTCCTGCCAGGGGTTCGTTCACACTACTTGGGCGGCTGCCAGCACAAAATGTGGCAGGCCATTCGAGCATCCTCCGCTGCTCCAGGATACTTTCAGGAATTTGTACTAGGAAATGACCTCCACCAG GACGGTGGTCTCTTGATCAACAACCCTACAGCTCTGGCCATCCATGAGAGCAAGTGTCTGTGGCCCAACACACCTGTGCAGTGTGTGGTGTCTCTGGGCACAGGCCGATACGAAACCGTAGCCAAGACCAGCTCGAGCACTTATACCAGCTTGAAGACCAAACTCACCAATGTGATCAGCAGCGCCACTGACACTGAAG AGGTCCACACTATGCTGGATGCCCTCCTCCCCCCGAACACTTATTTTCGTTTTAACCCTTACATGAGTGAAGACATCTCATTGGACGAAAACAGACAGGAGAGGCTGGACTTCCTGCAGGCCGAGGGTCGGCGGTACCTGGAGCGTAACGAGAATAAGTTAAAGAAAGTGGCTAGTGTTCTCACTCAAGAAAAGGGCATCGTTCAGAAACTAGCCGAATGGGCCCAACTCAAAGCTGACATGTACGATGACTTTGCTTTTCGCTCCAAACTCTGA